Proteins found in one Oceanispirochaeta sp. genomic segment:
- the flgD gene encoding flagellar hook assembly protein FlgD yields MDFSTQMNASESAKVSMQVDSFNKSLNGNKVKSQELGKDDFMKILITQLSHQDPTKPMEDKEFIAQMAQFSSLEQMTNMNKQFTNMAERLNSSQAFNVLGKNVELMSAGQTIQGQVEAVTGGEYPQLLVNGSYYDFNTLQTVYNTKGESQL; encoded by the coding sequence ATGGATTTCAGTACACAGATGAATGCTTCGGAAAGTGCAAAAGTTTCCATGCAGGTAGATAGTTTTAACAAGTCACTCAATGGGAACAAGGTGAAAAGTCAAGAACTGGGGAAAGATGACTTTATGAAAATTCTCATCACTCAGTTGTCCCATCAGGACCCGACCAAACCGATGGAAGATAAGGAATTCATTGCCCAGATGGCACAGTTTTCCAGTCTCGAGCAGATGACCAATATGAATAAGCAGTTTACGAATATGGCAGAGCGGCTTAACAGCTCCCAGGCTTTTAATGTTCTGGGAAAAAATGTTGAGCTTATGTCTGCAGGTCAAACCATCCAGGGTCAGGTGGAAGCCGTCACGGGTGGTGAGTACCCGCAGCTGCTGGTCAACGGCAGCTACTATGATTTCAATACATTACAGACAGTATATAACACTAAAGGAGAGTCCCAGTTATGA
- a CDS encoding flagellar hook-length control protein FliK, whose protein sequence is MIQLSSPSPDSIPVQQGKSPDRAPGLKKNSDGFKKALVKEKKSLESEAESPRKTVAASKNKTADAASQSGDKRTVSSPQGDKDRISDKKLLAKLFAQSGKGQPVTGRVAEEKILSLLKTHKKTKLPEIASLQGSKDSSEVLASLSLPQKSVTGKVNTKIEDPKSDGEAAPKIIETAPQVLKDGVKPGEPDLQKSSAPSVLLAHSDLKPDGESKKESSLSKNKKKSSPADVKISFEDRRRAVTADKTVPLLKEVDSHGPANRMTLELVPSEELPGMMPQGDQVDSSGKTFVLQTAEEQKGAALLDRQLHEKGTQELTKNIRFVLKDNKEGEIKLILKPESLGKVRINLNVHENNIVGKIIVENNSVRQAFLNNLADLTKALEESGFGSASLDVSVGGGQTQGRQQHSNEKPVYYSESALGNLDGQIPVVYEDGMTFSQINMVV, encoded by the coding sequence ATGATTCAGTTGTCTTCTCCTTCACCGGATTCAATTCCGGTTCAGCAGGGAAAATCACCTGATAGGGCTCCTGGCCTGAAAAAGAATAGTGATGGCTTTAAAAAGGCTCTCGTCAAGGAAAAAAAGAGTCTTGAATCTGAAGCGGAATCCCCCAGGAAGACTGTCGCGGCATCAAAAAATAAGACAGCTGATGCAGCCTCCCAGTCGGGAGACAAACGGACTGTTTCCAGTCCTCAGGGTGACAAGGACAGAATCTCAGACAAGAAACTGCTGGCGAAGCTTTTTGCACAGTCTGGAAAAGGTCAGCCTGTCACCGGTCGTGTTGCAGAAGAGAAAATCCTATCCCTTCTAAAAACTCACAAAAAAACTAAACTTCCCGAAATTGCCTCCCTTCAAGGTTCGAAGGATTCTTCCGAGGTCCTCGCCTCTCTCTCTCTACCTCAGAAGTCTGTCACCGGAAAAGTAAATACAAAAATTGAAGATCCGAAATCGGATGGTGAGGCAGCTCCTAAAATCATAGAGACAGCTCCTCAAGTCCTAAAAGATGGTGTAAAGCCAGGTGAACCTGACTTACAGAAATCTTCCGCACCTTCCGTACTCCTGGCACATTCGGATTTAAAACCGGATGGTGAAAGTAAAAAAGAATCATCCCTGTCAAAGAACAAAAAGAAAAGCTCCCCTGCAGATGTGAAAATCAGTTTTGAAGACAGAAGAAGAGCGGTTACTGCGGATAAGACTGTTCCACTGTTAAAAGAAGTTGACTCCCATGGTCCAGCAAACCGGATGACTCTGGAACTGGTTCCCTCAGAGGAACTGCCCGGGATGATGCCTCAGGGTGATCAGGTGGATAGCAGTGGAAAAACTTTTGTCCTTCAAACGGCGGAAGAGCAGAAGGGCGCGGCCCTTTTGGACAGGCAGCTTCATGAAAAAGGAACACAGGAACTTACCAAGAACATACGTTTTGTTCTTAAAGACAACAAAGAGGGAGAAATTAAACTCATCCTCAAGCCTGAATCTCTTGGAAAAGTCAGGATTAATCTGAATGTTCATGAAAACAATATAGTTGGGAAAATAATTGTCGAAAATAATAGTGTACGCCAGGCATTTTTGAATAATCTGGCAGATTTGACCAAAGCACTGGAAGAGAGCGGGTTCGGTTCTGCATCCCTGGATGTCTCTGTCGGTGGTGGTCAGACACAGGGCCGGCAGCAGCATAGCAATGAAAAACCTGTTTATTATAGTGAGTCTGCCCTGGGCAATCTGGATGGGCAGATTCCTGTTGTCTATGAAGATGGAATGACCTTCAGTCAGATCAATATGGTCGTCTAG